Within the Gadus chalcogrammus isolate NIFS_2021 chromosome 15, NIFS_Gcha_1.0, whole genome shotgun sequence genome, the region agccttgtggcaaatgggggttattattatctgtgttatacagttggtttgatatcttgaggtcaaaaggtcaaggagcataatacgtttatttatttattttatttgtgaaaaattgcccaaatgatatttttgaaaaataagccttgtggcacaggggggttattattatctgtcttatacagttggtttgatatcttgaggtcaataggtcaaggagcataataagtttatttatttattttatttgtgaaaaattgcccaaattatatttttgaaaaataagccttgtggcacaggggggttattattatctgtcttatacagttggtttgatatcttgaggtcaataggtcaaggagcataatacgtttatttatttattttatttgtgaaaaattgcccaaatgatatttttgaaaaataagccttgtggcaaatggggattattattatctgtgttatacaattggttttatatcttgaggtcaaaaggtcaaggagcataatacgtttatttatttattttatttgtgaaaaattgcccaaatgatatttttgaaaaataagccttgtggcacaggggggttattatCATCTgtcttatacagttggtttgatatcttgaggtcaaaaggtcaaggagcataatacgtttatttatttattttatttgtgaaaaattgccgaaatgatatatttgaaaaacaagccttgtggcacatgggggttattattatctgtgttatacagttggtttgatatcttgaggtcaaaaggtcaaggagcataatacgtttatttatttattttatttgtgaaaaaatgccaaaatgatacatttgaaaaataagccttgtggcacaggggggttattattatctgtcttatacagttggtttgatatcttgaggtcaataggtcaaggagcataatacgtttatttatttattttatttgtgaaaaattgcccaaatgatatttttgaaaaataagccttgtggcaaatggggattattattatctgtgttatacaattggttttatatcttgaggtcaaaaggtcaaggagcataatacgtttatttatttattttatttgtgaaaaattgcccaaatgatatttttgaaaaataagccttgtggcacaggggggttattatCATCTgtcttatacagttggtttgatatcttgaggtcaaaaggtcaaggagcataatacgtttatttatttattttatttgtgaaaaattgccgaaatgatatatttgaaaaacaagccttgtggcacatgggggttattattatctgtgttatacagttggtttgatatcttgaggtcaaaaggtcaaggagcataatacgtttatttatttattttatttgtgaaaaaatgccaaaatgatacatttgaaaaataagccttgtggcaaatgggggttattattatctgtgttatacagttggttttatatcttgaggtcaaaaggtcaaggagcataatacgtttatttatttattttatttgtgaaaaattgcccaaattatatttttgaaaaataagccttgtggcacaggggggttattattatctgtcttatacagttggtttgatatcttgaggtcaataggtcaaggagcataatacgtttatttatttattttatttgtgaaaaattgcccaaatgatatatttgaaaaataagccttgtggcaaatgggggttattattatctgtgttatacagtttgttttatatcttgaggtcaaaaggtcaaggagcataatacgtttatttgtgaaaaatttcccaaatgatatttttgaaaaataagccttgtggcacaggggggtAATTATCATCTgtcttatacagttggtttgatatcttgaggtcaaaaggtcaaggagcataatacgtttatttatttattttatttgtgaaaaattgccgaaatgatatatttgaaaaacaagccttgtggcacatgggggttattattatctgtgttatacagttggtttgatatcttgaggtcaaaaggtcaaggagcataatacgtttatttatttattttgtgaaaaaatgccaaaatgatacatttgaaaaataagccttgtggcaaatgggggttattattatctgtgttatacagttggttttatatcttgaggtcaaaaggtcaaggagcataatacgtttatttatttattttatttgtgaaaaattgcccaaatgatatttttgaaaaataagccttgtggcaaatggggattattattatctgtgttatacaattggttttatatcttgaggtcaaaaggtcaaggagcataatacgtttatttatttattttatttgtgaaaaattgcccaaatgatatttttgaaaaataagccttgtggcacaggggggttattatCATCTgtcttatacagttggtttgatatcttgaggtcaaaaggtcaaggagcataatacgtttatttatttattttatttgtgaaaaattgccgaaatgatatatttgaaaaacaagccttgtggcacatgggggttattattatctgtgttatacagttggtttgatatcttgaggtcaaaaggtcaaggagcataatacgtttatttatttattttatttgtgaaaaaatgccaaaatgatacatttgaaaaataagccttgtggcaaatgggggttattattatctgtgttatacagttggttttatatcttgaggtcaaaaggtcaaggagcataatacgtttatttatttattttatttgtgaaaaattgcccaaatgatatttttgaaaaataagccttgtggcaaatggggattattattatctgtgttatacaattggttttatatcttgaggtcaaaaggtcaaggagcataatacgtttatttatttattttatttgtgaaaaattgcccaaatgatatttttgaaaaataagccttgtggcacaggggggttattatCATCTgtcttatacagttggtttgatatcttgaggtcaaaaggtcaaggagcataatacgtttatttatttattttatttgtgaaaaattgccgaaatgatatatttgaaaaacaagccttgtggcacatgggggttattattatctgtgttatacagttggtttgatatcttgaggtcaaaaggtcaaggagcataatacgtttatttatttattttatttgtgaaaaaatgccaaaatgatacatttgaaaaataagccttgtggcaaatgggggttattattatctgtgttatacagttggttttatatcttgaggtcaaaaggtcaaggagcataatacgtttatttatttattttatttgtgaaaaattgcccaaatgatatttttgaaaaataagtcttgtggcacaggggggttattattatctgtcttatacagttggtttgatatcttgaggtcaataggtcaaggagcataatacgtttatttattttatttgtgaaaaattgcccaaatgatatatttgaaaaatatgcCTTGTGGcaaatgggggttattattatctgtgttatacagttggttttatatcttgaggtcaaaaggtcaaggagcataatacgtttatttgtgaaaaatttcacaaatgatatttttgaaaaataagccttgtggcacaggggggtAATTATCATCTgtcttatacagttggtttgatatcttgaggtcaaaaggtcaaggagcataatacgtttatttatttattttatttgtgaaaaattgccgaaatgatatatttgaaaaacaagccttgcggcacatgggggttattattatctgtgttatacagttggtttgatatcttgaggtcaaaaggtcaaggagcataatacgtttatttatttattttatttgtgaaaaaatgccaaaatgatacatttgaaaaataagccttgtgccaaatgggggttattattatctgtgttatacagttggttttatatcttgaggtcaaaaggtcaaggagcataatacatttatttatttattttatttgtgaaaaattgcccaaatgatatttttgaaaaataagccttgtgccacaggggggttattattatctgtgttatacagttggtttgatatcttgaggtcaaaaggtcaaggagcataatacgtttatttatttattttatttgtgaaaaaatgccaaaatgatacatttgaaaaataagccttgtggcaaatgggggttattattatctgtgttatacagttggttttatatcttgaggtcaaaaggtcaaggagcataatacgtttatttatttattttatttgtgaaaaattgcccaaatgatatttttgaaaaataagtcttgtggcacaggggggttattattatctgtcttatacagttggtttgatatcttgaggtcaataggtcaaggagcataatacgtttatttattttatttgtgaaaaattgcccaaattatatatttgaaaaataagccttgtggcaaatgggggttattattatctgtgttatacagttggttttatatcttgaggtcaaaaggtcaaggagcataatacgtttatttgtgaaaaatttcacaaatgatatttttgaaaaataagccttgtggcacaggggggtAATTATCATCTgtcttatacagttggtttgatatcttgaggtcaaaaggtcaaggagcataatacgtttatttatttattttatttgtgaaaaattgccgaaatgatatatttgaaaaacaagccttgtggcacatgggggttattattatctgcgttatacagttggtttgatatcttgaggtcaaaaggtcaaggagcataatacgtttatttatttattttatttgtgaaaaaatgccaaaatgatacatttgaaaaataagccttgtgccaaatgggggttattattatctgtgttatacagttggttttatatcttgaggtcaaaaggtcaaggagcataatacgtttatttatttattttatttgtgaaaaattgcccaaatgatatttttgaaaaataagccttgtgccACAGGGGGCTTATTATTATCTgtcttatacagttggtttgatatcttgaggtcaataggtcaaggagcataatacgtttatttatttattttatttgtgaaaaattgcccaaatgatatatttgaaaaataagccttgtggcaaatgggggttattattatctgtgttatacagttggtttgatatcttgaggtcaaaaggtcaaggagcataatacgtttatttataaatgttatattaattgtaaaaaaatgCTGAAATGATATGtttgaaaaacaagccttgtggcacatgggggttattattgtctgtattatacagttggtttgacatcttgaggtcaaaaggtcaaggagcataataagtttaaaaaaaaaagaagtaaaaaatcaatgcattttttttttttggaaaaataagccttgtggcacatgagGGACATTAATCAGTATGTTGCGCAGTTTGTTAGACATCATTCACTAAAATGGTTGAAGCGCATTATAGGTTtgtattttgaatgttaaatgaaTGTTGAATATTAAACTAATTTAATGctggtcgatcttcgttcctaccctcacctatggtcatgaaggatgggtgatgaccgaaaggacgagattgcgggtacaagccGCAAAAATGGGTTTTCTCAGGAGGGTGGCTGATGTCTCCCTTAGAGATAGGTTGAGATGTTCAGCCAtctgtgaggaactcggatgagagccgctgctcctctgCTTAGAAAGGATTCAGTTGAGGTGTTTCAGGcttctggtaaggatgcccactgggcgcctccctaggGAGCTGTtccaggcacgtccagtggagAGGAGGCCCCGGGGATGACCCAGAACTAGTTGGAGAAGTCTGGTGCCCCCTGCTAGAGCTGCTACCCCTAATGCTACCGGATAAGCGGctttgaagatgaggatgaggaacgTTAACTCACTGAACCATCTCTAACACCTCAACCTGACCATTACCGAAAACAACTTAACCATGACCAACACCCTAAACTCAACTATCTCTGACCCAATTCCAAACCTTAATGAACTCTAGCCTAATACTTTAACTTGACCATCTCTAACCCGAAGAAAAAGTTGGTGGGAACTTGAAGTGGGTGTGTCCTGTAGTAGAGTGTAACTGCAGGTCAACCCAATCTCACGCCAAAATGTTAAAGAAAATGTGTTTCCCCATTTTGTGTAAAGGATATATTCAGAATTGATTCCAATCTTGTTAAggaatttttatttttcctgGGTTGTTGTGGTTTATACAGCCTGCGTGAAACACGCAGGCTGTAAAAGGCTTAAACACGTAAACACGGTAAGGACGCACGGGGGGACGTATCTATGATGCGCTTTCAGTAGTTCATCTTCGGAACATTAGTTTCCCCACGGATGACACACGTCCATAACATCCACCATTGCATAATGAGTGTAGTGGAAGTGCACTGTAGTTAAGTACTTGGTGCATACTACTCCTGGATATACCTTAACTACTCCTGTATAAACCTTAGTGTACTGCTCCTGGATAGACCTTTGTGTAATACTCCTGGATAGTTCGTACAACACCTGGATAAACCTTATGAAACCTCCATGTCTATGGCTACTCCTAGCGCAGTGGCAGATATTTGTGTAAAGGTGGGATGGGGCTTCAAATCTAACGAAGCTCGCGAATCGGTCCGATCATTTATTATGAAATGGATCCCTACAGAGAAAtacacttttttattttctattcccTTGATCCGTTTGTTATATGACTTCAAAATAACTTATATTGGAGTACTTTTTAGGACTGTCAGTCATGTTCCCCAAAGTCAGTGAAGCTTGCTTGTCTGGGAGAAGGAAGGAACCAGAACACAAAGCAGTAATGCCGCTAAAGCCTTTACTTTAGATGTTCGCCGTCCACTGATGCAGTAAAATGAAGAGCCGTTGAAAACCTTCCCTGCTCTGTGTCTTTCTTCCAGATCAGAAAATCAAGGGAAACTCAAGTTTACATGAAGTGCAAGTAGGCTATAGCAACTCTCTTTCAAGATTGTTATCCTCAAATGTTAGTCGGTCCAGTTCTTTATTCTGTTTACCTGATTCATGGTGAAGTTGCATTCAAAGGTATGCAtggtttattattgtattttatgaTATAATTAACAATTTGCAACTTTACCAATGTCTCCCCGCTACATAATTCGGTAGGTGAATTAAAATAACTGTCAGAAATAGCAGCTTCGCTAAAAcgaaagggagagggatggagagagaaaaagagagcaggagaaagcgagggagagaaagaaaggggggggggggcagtggagtgggaaagagagagacattgaaggacacaaagagggggagagagagagatagacggggggggggggggtgtcatggaaagggagggagatgagAAGGTATGCGTGCACCTGTACTCCTTCTTCTCTACCTCTAACCTCACTCTCCtctgcaatacacacacacacacgcacgcacgcacgcacgcacgcacgcacgcacgcacgcacgcacgcgcgcacacacacacacacacacaggcaacctCAATATTGAGTTCTACAAACAACAGCTCGAGACAGGACTGCATCcaaatagaaaagaaaaatacactgAAGTAGAAAATATTGAACAAAAAAGCACATCATAGCAATCAGTATTTTGAAAGgaggcacatatacacactcaagGTACATACAATACATGAAATATACATAGCTTTTAAGGGTCACACAAAATGCAAAGAAAATGACATTCAATTGAAGAATGAAAGTGGCCCATTAAATATGGCATGTGAGTATTCTCCTTATCCATACTCTTTATATTTTCCTATTGTATTTCAACAGTcaattacctttatttattttttgctgctgttgtttgCATCTTGTATAACCATCAGGAAAACAACTTCAATAAAAAATGGATTCATGTCGGAGCTTGACATTACCTTCCTCATATCATTTCCTTCCTCTGTGTGGTTTCCTTGTACATGATTGTTGACTTCAAAGCAAACATTGTAACATTTGACACATCGTGAAGAACATTGGTAATATGTGTTACATAACAATCAGGTTAAGataattcgggggggggggggggggggggggattagcaAAGCACACTCACCAAATGTTTTAATTACCATATGATCATAAGAAAAATATGCAGTTACATAATGAATATAGTTCAGTAAAATATAGCAGAGTAGAATAGAAAGGCTTTATTTTTAAAGTGTTTACACGTTGCAATTTTTACCCCAATTACGTGGACACAGGACATGGCTTATTTATGTACAAGTAGCATACAaacaaataatattaaatacataggcctacatacatttCTTAGCACTTAGCATGTGAAGTTGTTGAGTACTTAAGTTAATAACTTATTAGGTACGGATTTTTTGCAAGATGTAGGCCCATTGCAATAGCAAATATTGTCTTCAGATACATTTAGAAACAATCCAAGCTAAAAGATATATAAACTATTATTttgggtttaaaaaataaactcatccttgctcctgtgtgtgtgtgtgtgtgtgtgtgtgtgtgtgtgtgtgtgtgtgtgtgtgtgtgtgtgtgtgtgtgtgtgtgtgtgtgtgtgtgtgtgtgtgtgtgtgtgtgtgtgtgtgtgtgtgtgtgtgtgtgtttgtttgggggcggggggcgtataggtgtgtatatgtttctgtgtgtgtgtgtttggggggggaggACACAGTTGGCAATAATTACTAGTGGATATTTTCTGGATAGTTTACAGGGAGGACACATTTATATTGTATACATGTAAGATAAATAGGAGCCTACTCAAAATGCGAAGGAAAGTCATCTTCAGTGTTGAAGTCACCAGCGTATGGTCAATTGAATGGCATGGATGATTTATTATACCTTATATTCTTGGATGGGGGCCAATAACACTGTATGTTATATTTCCATCCTCCTTTGGGTTTTTCTGAATAAATgagcaaacaaaaaagaaaggaataaACGAATGGAAGTCCAAATGAAAGAAGGCATGATTCaataaatgaatgcattaaTTAAATGAATCACCAGAAGAGGATTTACCTTGAGATTCATGTCACCAGTAGGTTTATTCTGTGCTGCCCTGGAATGCATCGGAATCACGCTACTATAAACAACGTCTGTTTCAGACGACACCTTGATCAGAGAAGAGACAACTTTATCAGATCGTGCTACATTTGTTTAGATGTTGTTGTATTACTTTCTTGTCAATGCAGAGCCCCCTCTGGGTCAGAGCTTTGGTTCAATTTCAGGGTTTGTTTTACCCTGTAAGGTTGGTATGGAGAGTAAATCAAAATGTAGCCTCATCTTACTGTGATTGCTGTAAGTTTTCTTTTGGCTCGCCCtgaaagaaaataattattttcttaaaAATAACAAGCCAACAATAAAACGggtataaaataaaattcattgtataatataaacacaactaaaagacaaacaaataaaatacacaattaCAAATGTAACTTATATTTGCATTTTCATTTCAAGAGATTGAAAGTTATGTTTCAACATACTGTGGAACATCCACGAAACCAACAGGACCACTGATATAATGAACAGCAATATGCCCAAAGGAAGGAGCAGGTTCTTTAGGTtgtttctgtaaaaaaaatagagCACCCTTTATTGACAAAACTGTTCATGACACAAACAAAACTTGAAGAATATGTGTGTAAGTacaatctttttattttacagCCATCACACATTTCtacctatttaaatgaaatacgGTCAGATGTAAGATACATTTGGGTAAGGTAACCGAGGAGAGCAAAAGGGGACTGACCTCGGAACATCAGGTTTCTTCTCTGTAATCTTTTTAGTGGACACATCTGACAAAGTGCTCACAGTTGTTGAGGTTGCTACATAATGTGGAAATAACACAACATAGTGAGATTACTACATTTCCTTAATCAACTTCCTGTTGTTGATAACATAGATAATGTTTACAAGTGGAAATGTTTCAACAtagcaaaatattttttttaatccctTTAGACAATACACTTTTAAACTTACGTGTATTCGTTGTCTTTGAATTTACAGCAACGGTAAGATGTATTGGCATATTTCGTTTTCCTTGGGAAAAAATGTACCAACCACTGCTTTCCATGTCTAGGTCTTTCATAGTCACCACAAAAACACCTTGTTTGCTTGCATCAATTGAGTATTGTGAACCTTCAATAAAGCCATCCTGTTGCTCCTTGCAGTGGTCCAGTTCGCACCATCCTGGTTTGCCGTGTTTTTTAGAGTGAAAACTGATATTTATTCTATCTCCATCAAATCCTATTATTTCCTGTTGATCCACATACAGACTGGACTCGTCTGAAAGAGAAATAACTTCTATCAGAGTGCATTCAAATAGCCTTCTTacgaaaaaaacatttaaatcctAGTTGTTTTTTCTAAGTGTTTAATCCAAAACACACTCACCTTCGGACACTAAAAGTTGGAAGCATGTTTTCTCATCTGAGGCATCAGGTATCTCCACAGCACACCAGTAGGATTGCGTTCCCTCCTCTTGGCTTGTGATGGATACTGTGAAGACCCCTTGGTCCGGGTCATCAGAGATTGTGTACTGGCCTTCTGGAAAACTACTCCCTGAGTTGGTTGTGATTATTTTATCACATACAAACCAAACCCTTCCTTTACAAAGGTACTTAACATGGTTCTTATGGCTTGGTTGGTATAGACATGGAATGGAAACCCTGGCCCCTACTTTCACAGACACTTCTTCACTCACCGTAGTGAGGCTGTGAGTTCCTGTTCACAAACCacacatgtgttttttttaattgaacgatacaaaatacatacaaaaacatacaaaaatagaTTACAGACAACTGTCTATGCTTAATAGGCCTACCTTTTTTGATGAAGATCCCAATGAACTAAAATCTCATCTAAATCTGATCTAATCATGATCTAAAATAGTCTTAAGAGATTTATCAACTGTCTGTATCAAACTCAAGAAATGTGACTCACCTGTGAGTCCACAGAGGGTAACAACGATAACAAGAAAAGGAGCCATGTGCACAAAGTCGGTAGATTGGAGGTGAGTGcctttgtgagtgtttgtgacAGAGCTATTTGAGTAGTGGCTAGTGATGTGCTATTTCCTCATTTTTTAGCCAGAATGCAACTTCCTTATTATATAAGTacgtattattatattatacaatacatttgttaaactTTAAAACAGTTATGTTTACTATGATCATACCATGTAGATTGCCCTATTgttaattgtattattgttaGGCAATTATTTGCCACCTAGGACTTCACAGCCATGACAAAGATCTATCTGGGACTTGCACACCAAACAACACACCCACTTAAATATAAGAAACACCTCAAGATCACCTCCTGGATAAGAGTCGGGATGGCACGTGGGCTGGAAGTACAATAcctaaatgtttaatttaagATGATCTGAACATACCCTAACTCTAAACATTAAATCAGAGGCAATGACTCTCCTGcattcgctttaccgcaccgttgtgacgaaaacaGAGCTGAGCCGGAGGgaaaagctctcgatctaccggtcgatcttcgttcctaccctcacctatggtcatgaaggatgggtgatgaccgaaaggacgagattgcgggtacaagccGCCAAAATGGGTTTTCTCAGGAGGGTGGCTGATGTCTCCCTTAGAGATAGGGTGAGATGTTCAGCCAtctgtgaggaactcggatgagagccgctgctcctctgCTTAGAAAGGATTCAGTTGAGGTGTTTCGGGcttctggtaaggatgcccactgggcgcctccctaggGAGCTGTtccaggcacgtccagtggagAGGACGCCCCGGGGATGACCCAGAACTAGTTGGAGAAGTCTGGTGCCCACTGCTAGAGCTGCTACCCCTACGaaccgaccccggataagcggctttgaagatgaggatgaggaacgTTAAATCACTGAACCATCTCTAACACCTCAACTTGACAATTACCGAAAACACCTTAACCATGACCAACACCCTAAACTCAACTATCTCTGGCCCAATTCCAAACCTTAAAGATCTCTAGCCTAATACTTTAACTTAACCATCATCTCTAACCCAAAGATAAAGTTGGTGTGAAGTGGGTGTGTCCTGTAGTAGAGTGTAACTGCAGGTCAACCCAATCTCACACCAAAATGTTAAAGAAAATGTGTTTCCCCATTTTGTATAAAGCATATATTCAGAATCGTTTCCAATCTTGTTAAGGAATTTACATTTTTCCTGGGTTGTCGTGGTTTATACAGCCTGCGAGAAACATGCAGGCTGTAACAGGCTGAAACACGCAAACACGGTAAGGACGCACGGGGGGACGTTTCTATGATGCGCTTTTAGTAGTTCATCTTCGGAACATTACAGTTTCCCCACGGCTGACTAACGTCCTTAACATCCACCGTTGCATAATGAGTGTAGTGGAAGTGCACTATAGTTTAGTAATTGGTGCATACTACTCCTGGATAT harbors:
- the LOC130404688 gene encoding uncharacterized protein LOC130404688 translates to MAPFLVIVVTLCGLTGTHSLTTVSEEVSVKVGARVSIPCLYQPSHKNHVKYLCKGRVWFVCDKIITTNSGSSFPEGQYTISDDPDQGVFTVSITSQEEGTQSYWCAVEIPDASDEKTCFQLLVSEDESSLYVDQQEIIGFDGDRINISFHSKKHGKPGWCELDHCKEQQDGFIEGSQYSIDASKQGVFVVTMKDLDMESSGWYIFSQGKRNMPIHLTVAVNSKTTNTPTSTTVSTLSDVSTKKITEKKPDVPRNNLKNLLLPLGILLFIISVVLLVSWMFHRRAKRKLTAITVSSETDVVYSSVIPMHSRAAQNKPTGDMNLKKNPKEDGNITYSVIGPHPRI